From one Amycolatopsis sp. FDAARGOS 1241 genomic stretch:
- a CDS encoding MerR family transcriptional regulator — MADLGNLDDQDYPAFTTGQTAKMLGVQEAFLRSLDTADLVRPPRSDGGHRRYSRRRLTLVRLREQLDEGHALAAARIIGLQDQLADAENTIHDLRAQLDQR, encoded by the coding sequence GTGGCTGATCTGGGCAACCTCGACGACCAGGACTACCCGGCCTTCACCACCGGGCAGACCGCGAAGATGCTGGGCGTGCAGGAAGCGTTCCTGCGCAGCCTGGACACCGCGGACCTGGTCCGCCCCCCGCGTTCGGACGGCGGGCATCGCCGCTACTCCCGCCGCCGGCTCACCCTCGTCCGGCTGCGCGAACAACTCGACGAAGGCCACGCCCTCGCCGCCGCCCGCATCATCGGCCTGCAGGACCAGCTCGCCGACGCCGAGAACACGATCCACGACCTGCGCGCCCAGCTCGACCAGCGCTGA
- a CDS encoding Hsp20/alpha crystallin family protein produces MLMRTDPFRELDRLTQQFFGANGTTARPAVMPMDAYRSGNEYVVQFDLPGVAPDSIDLDVERNVLTVKAERSPDYDEGAEVQVSERPRGVFSRQLFLGDTLDADNIEARYDAGVLTLRVPIAEQAKPRKIAISGGGEAKQIKA; encoded by the coding sequence ATGTTGATGCGGACTGACCCGTTCCGGGAGCTGGACCGGCTGACCCAGCAGTTCTTCGGTGCCAACGGCACCACGGCGCGCCCGGCGGTCATGCCGATGGACGCCTACCGGTCCGGCAATGAATACGTGGTGCAGTTCGACCTGCCCGGTGTCGCGCCGGACTCCATCGACCTTGACGTGGAGCGCAACGTGCTCACCGTCAAGGCCGAACGCAGCCCGGACTACGACGAGGGCGCCGAGGTACAGGTGTCCGAACGACCCCGCGGGGTGTTCTCCCGCCAGCTGTTCCTGGGCGACACCCTCGACGCGGACAACATCGAAGCGCGTTACGACGCGGGTGTGTTGACGCTGCGGGTACCGATCGCCGAGCAGGCCAAGCCGCGCAAGATCGCGATCAGCGGCGGGGGCGAGGCCAAGCAGATCAAGGCGTGA
- a CDS encoding J domain-containing protein, whose protein sequence is MGTTRRRPATIATTMAATARELRLTIRAADPAQPPGVAQLREAGRQPADLVALPAEHPGHRTQRPGRLRRLDDAPATPPLGCRELATPRHVLNSAHRAARDYCTEIRGSPQLYPVRFSLRHEHASPPGPPNPYAVLGLSPNGGAAEITAAYRRAVRDCHPDAPHPDRDRLAAVIAAYRQLRDHPARQATDEPRRHPTHGRDVPVRVHPRTTPPAPDVRAGPVHRHPDRT, encoded by the coding sequence ATGGGCACCACCCGACGCCGGCCGGCCACGATCGCGACCACCATGGCCGCGACAGCCCGAGAGCTTCGGCTCACGATCCGCGCGGCCGACCCGGCCCAGCCACCTGGCGTGGCGCAGCTGCGGGAGGCCGGCCGGCAGCCGGCGGACCTGGTGGCTCTGCCGGCCGAGCACCCCGGCCACCGCACCCAGCGCCCCGGGCGGCTCCGCCGGCTCGACGACGCGCCGGCCACACCTCCTCTGGGCTGCCGAGAACTGGCCACCCCGCGGCACGTCCTCAACAGCGCCCACAGAGCCGCGCGCGACTACTGCACCGAGATCCGCGGCTCACCGCAGCTGTACCCGGTCCGCTTCAGCCTGCGACATGAACACGCCTCACCCCCGGGCCCGCCCAATCCCTACGCGGTGCTCGGCCTGTCCCCCAACGGCGGCGCCGCCGAGATCACGGCCGCCTACCGGCGCGCGGTCCGCGACTGCCACCCCGACGCCCCGCACCCGGACCGCGACCGGCTCGCGGCCGTGATCGCCGCCTACCGCCAGCTCCGCGACCACCCCGCACGGCAGGCCACCGACGAACCGCGCCGGCACCCCACCCACGGCCGCGATGTTCCTGTGCGCGTGCACCCCCGCACCACGCCTCCGGCGCCAGACGTGCGCGCCGGCCCCGTCCATCGCCACCCCGATCGAACTTGA
- a CDS encoding DUF2188 domain-containing protein, with protein MTGDIETYFQGGQWKNKVEGSSRAANIHDSKEAAVGKGRDMARERKVEHFIRTKDGRIGERNTYGHDPRTIPG; from the coding sequence ATGACGGGCGACATCGAGACCTATTTCCAGGGTGGCCAGTGGAAGAACAAGGTCGAAGGCAGCAGCCGGGCCGCGAACATCCACGACTCGAAGGAAGCGGCCGTCGGCAAGGGCCGGGACATGGCCCGCGAGCGCAAGGTCGAGCATTTCATCCGCACCAAGGACGGCCGGATCGGTGAGCGCAACACCTACGGCCACGACCCCCGCACCATCCCCGGCTGA
- a CDS encoding STAS domain-containing protein, with amino-acid sequence MTSTIADFRPSTLAQPHPLQLGTQRPTDDTVIVRVDGDIDGDTAPRLHEMLQERVHGTIGTLVIDLTAVTFLSSKGLRTLELAYLLAVERGIACTLRPPMSAAVQRILTLFPMRFTKAIAAPQS; translated from the coding sequence ATGACCAGCACCATCGCCGACTTCCGCCCGAGCACACTGGCCCAGCCGCATCCGTTGCAGCTGGGCACCCAGCGCCCCACCGATGACACCGTGATCGTGCGGGTCGATGGCGACATCGACGGCGACACCGCACCCCGGCTGCACGAAATGCTGCAGGAACGCGTCCACGGCACGATCGGCACGCTGGTGATCGATCTGACCGCGGTGACCTTCCTGAGCTCGAAGGGGCTGCGCACGCTGGAGCTGGCCTACCTCCTGGCGGTGGAACGCGGCATCGCCTGCACCCTGCGCCCACCGATGTCCGCGGCCGTGCAGCGCATCCTCACCCTGTTCCCGATGCGGTTCACCAAGGCCATCGCCGCACCGCAGTCCTGA
- a CDS encoding NUDIX domain-containing protein has translation MFTYREGAEARCGGLDLVLSLTEDEVAALGTDAAEMAEALDTVLAGLAVLRRGRAIQSPGNADDVDNGPIGAGPAWDERLLRDVCGLMEHLEGVRAAGIRAHTRDGGSDSQLAAAMGVPPTTAQRRRDDLGEPGPAELWATGSSSSADRAGARVPDAMRSWSTPWPGYLPVDITPADLRGAGLERSVREGWADPYATPDEVPDWADRQAAALVPYRLDDRGRPLNPTGRTGRTGRYLGKWGENQAVDPIVVAGVAQPQVLLILRDDCREWAIPGGMVDPGETAPHALARELHEETNVDLAGFDPVILTRAYVEDWRNTDHAWASSTVALYRLEEPVTASAGDDAAEAAWYPFTSLQALTAAIESAGGKLYEGHRPLLSAALEYLSQA, from the coding sequence ATGTTCACCTACCGCGAGGGTGCCGAGGCGCGATGTGGCGGCCTGGATTTGGTGCTGTCACTGACCGAGGACGAGGTTGCCGCGCTGGGAACCGACGCGGCGGAAATGGCGGAGGCGCTGGACACGGTCCTGGCGGGGTTGGCCGTGCTGCGACGCGGGCGCGCCATCCAGTCCCCGGGCAACGCGGATGACGTCGACAACGGTCCGATCGGTGCCGGGCCGGCGTGGGACGAACGGTTGCTCCGCGACGTCTGCGGGCTGATGGAGCACCTGGAGGGTGTGCGTGCCGCCGGCATCCGGGCGCACACACGCGACGGCGGCTCCGACAGTCAGCTGGCGGCGGCCATGGGGGTGCCCCCGACCACCGCGCAGCGCCGCCGCGACGACCTCGGTGAGCCAGGGCCGGCCGAGTTGTGGGCGACCGGCAGCAGCAGCTCGGCAGACCGCGCCGGCGCGCGGGTGCCGGATGCCATGCGCTCGTGGTCGACGCCGTGGCCGGGATATCTCCCCGTGGACATCACTCCCGCGGACCTGCGGGGCGCCGGCCTGGAACGGAGTGTGCGCGAGGGTTGGGCCGATCCCTACGCGACACCGGACGAGGTCCCGGACTGGGCTGACCGCCAGGCTGCTGCGCTGGTGCCGTACCGGCTCGATGACCGGGGGCGGCCGCTGAACCCCACCGGCCGCACCGGCAGGACTGGGCGGTACCTCGGGAAATGGGGCGAGAACCAGGCGGTGGACCCGATCGTCGTGGCCGGCGTTGCACAGCCGCAGGTGCTCCTCATCCTGCGCGACGACTGCCGGGAATGGGCCATTCCGGGCGGCATGGTCGACCCCGGCGAAACCGCGCCGCACGCGCTGGCGCGCGAGCTGCACGAAGAGACCAATGTGGACCTCGCCGGTTTCGACCCGGTGATTCTGACCCGGGCCTACGTGGAGGATTGGCGGAACACCGATCACGCGTGGGCATCGAGCACGGTGGCTCTCTACCGGCTGGAGGAACCAGTCACGGCCTCAGCGGGTGACGACGCCGCCGAAGCCGCGTGGTACCCGTTCACCAGCCTGCAGGCACTGACAGCAGCGATCGAGAGTGCCGGGGGCAAGCTGTACGAGGGTCACCGGCCGCTGCTGTCGGCAGCTCTGGAGTACCTTTCCCAGGCCTGA
- a CDS encoding alkaline phosphatase family protein: MEGLTRRRFLGSAAATVGLAGLAQLPSSMRKALAGPARDLAHLREIERVVILTQENRSFDHYFGAMSGVRGFDDPNPQVLTTGRSVFHQPDALNPDGYVLPFHLDTTKTNAAAIHDPDHGWPSQHKAWNGGAMDGWVPAQRARVGDFGPLTMGYYTRDDIPLHYALADAFTICDHYHCSVMGPTWPNRLHTMTGTIDPTGAHGGPNVATNVLPPSGGFTWTTYAERLQAAGISWRSYQSHVFGDGPELGWFRQFQTAPVGSPLYENGMKLRSKTAVMDDIRSGTLPQVSWVQSEADEHPSGLPAAGAAFIYDLLDALASTPEVWNKTVLFITYDENGGFFDHVTPPTPPPGTPGEYLAGPLPSQAGGIAGPIGLGFRVPTFVISPWSRGGWVAGETFDHTSLLRFLEARFGVPEPNISAWRRQTVGDLTSTLRFPRRDVPFPTLPDPAPVLAQQKQEAATLPAPSVPTAQSVPHQEPGSRPRL; this comes from the coding sequence ATGGAAGGACTCACCCGGCGGCGGTTCCTGGGCTCGGCGGCCGCGACAGTGGGCCTGGCCGGCTTGGCACAGCTGCCCTCCTCGATGCGGAAGGCACTCGCCGGCCCGGCGCGGGACCTGGCGCACCTGCGCGAGATCGAGCGCGTCGTGATCCTCACCCAGGAGAACCGCTCCTTCGACCACTACTTCGGCGCGATGTCCGGAGTCCGCGGATTCGACGATCCGAACCCCCAGGTGCTGACCACCGGACGCTCGGTCTTCCACCAGCCGGACGCGCTCAACCCGGACGGGTACGTGCTGCCGTTCCACCTGGACACGACCAAGACCAACGCCGCCGCCATCCACGACCCCGACCACGGCTGGCCCTCGCAGCACAAGGCCTGGAACGGCGGCGCGATGGACGGCTGGGTTCCCGCACAACGGGCGAGAGTCGGCGACTTCGGCCCGCTGACCATGGGCTACTACACCCGCGACGACATCCCGCTGCACTACGCGCTGGCCGACGCGTTCACCATCTGCGACCACTACCACTGCTCCGTGATGGGCCCGACGTGGCCCAACCGGCTCCACACCATGACCGGCACGATCGACCCGACCGGGGCGCACGGCGGCCCGAACGTCGCGACGAACGTGCTGCCCCCGAGCGGCGGGTTCACGTGGACCACCTACGCCGAGCGCCTCCAGGCGGCCGGGATCAGCTGGCGCAGCTACCAGTCCCACGTCTTCGGGGACGGCCCCGAGCTGGGCTGGTTCCGGCAGTTCCAGACCGCGCCCGTGGGCTCCCCGCTCTACGAGAACGGCATGAAGCTGCGGTCGAAGACCGCGGTCATGGACGACATCCGCAGCGGCACCCTGCCGCAGGTGTCGTGGGTCCAGTCGGAGGCCGACGAGCACCCGAGCGGCCTGCCCGCGGCCGGCGCCGCGTTCATCTACGACCTCCTCGACGCGCTCGCCTCCACTCCGGAGGTCTGGAACAAGACCGTCTTGTTCATCACCTACGACGAGAACGGTGGCTTCTTCGACCACGTCACCCCACCGACACCCCCGCCGGGCACGCCCGGGGAGTACCTGGCCGGGCCCCTGCCCTCGCAGGCGGGTGGCATCGCCGGCCCGATCGGCCTGGGTTTCCGCGTCCCCACGTTCGTCATCTCCCCGTGGAGCCGGGGTGGCTGGGTCGCCGGCGAGACGTTCGACCACACCTCGCTCCTGCGTTTCCTCGAAGCGCGGTTCGGCGTCCCCGAGCCGAACATCAGCGCCTGGCGGCGGCAGACCGTCGGCGACCTCACCTCGACCCTGCGCTTCCCTCGCCGCGACGTACCGTTCCCCACGCTGCCCGACCCGGCGCCCGTGCTGGCACAGCAGAAACAGGAAGCCGCCACGCTGCCGGCCCCGTCCGTACCGACCGCGCAGTCCGTACCCCATCAGGAGCCCGGCTCACGTCCGCGCCTGTGA
- a CDS encoding PhoU domain-containing protein: MRDPFAEELARLGMALEEMCLFAAQAMRDATTALLTADLALAEQVIARDAELDARRARCQERAQALLASPAPGAPQLRLVRAIGYCADTVERMGDLAARIAETVRSQQPRPAAPAVLLDRFGRLGELTAAMADRLTALLADPVDGMSAELDSADSAVDDLHDEILGLITASNWGENPADALAVALLARFYQRFGDQVVSVARHIELTTTGTPPR, encoded by the coding sequence GTGCGGGACCCATTCGCCGAGGAGCTGGCGCGGCTCGGCATGGCGCTGGAGGAGATGTGCCTGTTCGCGGCGCAGGCGATGCGGGACGCCACGACGGCGCTGCTGACCGCGGACCTGGCGCTGGCCGAGCAGGTCATCGCCCGGGACGCCGAGCTGGACGCGCGGCGCGCGAGGTGTCAGGAGCGGGCGCAGGCGCTGCTGGCGTCGCCGGCTCCGGGGGCCCCGCAACTGCGGCTCGTGCGTGCGATCGGGTACTGCGCCGACACCGTCGAGCGCATGGGTGACCTGGCTGCCCGTATCGCCGAGACCGTCCGGTCCCAACAGCCGCGTCCGGCTGCTCCCGCTGTGCTGTTGGACAGGTTCGGCCGGCTGGGTGAACTCACCGCCGCCATGGCCGATCGGCTCACCGCGCTGCTGGCGGACCCGGTCGACGGGATGTCCGCCGAGCTGGACAGCGCCGACTCCGCCGTCGACGACCTGCACGACGAGATCCTCGGGCTGATCACGGCGTCGAACTGGGGCGAGAACCCGGCCGATGCCTTGGCTGTGGCTTTGCTCGCACGGTTCTACCAGCGCTTCGGCGACCAGGTCGTCTCCGTGGCCCGGCACATCGAGCTCACCACCACCGGCACCCCGCCCCGCTGA
- a CDS encoding SAM-dependent methyltransferase, with protein sequence MSDELNAPPGVDPTRASVARVYDYLLGGKDHYEADRKVAESIMVTMPEIADATRENRAFLIRVCRFLATNAGITQFLDCGSGLPTAENVHQVVQRINPESKVVYTDYDPIVAANGRALLEDNDRTRYVEADIFEPESILDNETVRTHLNWDQPIAVLFVATLHHHKGDRGRPAEVTAEFVKRLPSGSYVVISHLVDPSDGSGDDQAIAELQEVLRSGSLKGVIARTKAEIRELFHEAELISPGPDRTPEIVPLIDWWPDGPLLRPPNIAQRIMVGGVARKP encoded by the coding sequence GTGTCGGATGAGCTGAACGCTCCTCCCGGGGTGGATCCGACGCGGGCCAGCGTCGCCCGCGTCTACGACTACCTGCTCGGCGGGAAGGACCACTACGAGGCGGACCGCAAGGTGGCCGAGAGCATCATGGTCACGATGCCTGAGATCGCCGACGCGACACGGGAGAACCGCGCGTTCTTGATCCGGGTGTGCCGGTTCCTCGCGACCAACGCGGGCATCACCCAGTTTCTCGACTGCGGGTCGGGGCTGCCGACCGCGGAAAACGTGCACCAGGTGGTCCAGCGGATCAACCCCGAGTCGAAGGTGGTCTACACCGACTACGACCCGATCGTCGCCGCGAACGGCCGCGCGTTGCTGGAAGACAACGACCGCACGCGCTACGTCGAGGCCGACATCTTCGAGCCGGAGAGCATCCTCGACAACGAAACCGTGCGAACGCACCTGAACTGGGACCAGCCGATCGCGGTCCTGTTCGTCGCCACCCTGCACCACCACAAGGGCGACCGCGGCCGGCCCGCCGAGGTCACGGCCGAATTCGTGAAGCGGTTGCCCTCGGGCTCGTACGTCGTCATCTCCCACCTCGTCGACCCGAGCGACGGATCCGGCGACGACCAGGCCATCGCGGAACTTCAGGAGGTCCTGAGGTCAGGCTCGCTGAAGGGCGTGATCGCCCGCACGAAGGCCGAGATTCGCGAGCTGTTCCACGAGGCCGAACTCATCTCTCCCGGGCCGGACCGGACCCCGGAGATCGTGCCGCTGATCGACTGGTGGCCGGACGGACCGCTGCTGCGGCCCCCGAACATCGCCCAGCGGATCATGGTCGGCGGAGTTGCCCGCAAACCCTGA